In one Leishmania infantum JPCM5 genome chromosome 7 genomic region, the following are encoded:
- a CDS encoding putative ubiquitin carrier protein, with product MPNPLVRLGKELKEATEHPDPDIHLELYDPTKGSNSSRSSQGAASQPSQQQPGLYTWLAILKGPPDTPFAGGSYRLVLSIPHEYPLVPPKAAFITKVFHPNVEFNTGNVCLDILKKRWSPVWTLSSVCRAILNLLAEPESDSPFNCDAGNLLRAGDMEGYASLVRYYAITDAGAPPFADNEE from the coding sequence ATGCCCAATCCACTTGTGCGGCTCGGcaaggagctgaaggaggcgacggagcACCCAGACCCGGACATCCACCTGGAGCTGTATGACCCCACCAAGGGCAGCAACTCCAGCCGCAGTAGCCagggcgctgcgtcgcagccctctcagcagcagcccggGCTTTACACATGGCTGGCCATTCTCAAGGGCCCACCCGATACACCGTTCGCGGGCGGCAGCTATCGACTGGTGTTGAGCATCCCGCACGAGTATCCCCTCGTCCCCCCGAAGGCTGCCTTTATTACAAAGGTGTTCCACCCCAACGTCGAGTTCAACACGGGCAACGTCTGCCTTGATATTCTCAAGAAGCGGTGGTCGCCGGTGTGGACGCTAAGCTCCGTGTGCCGCGCGATTCTAAATCTACTGGCGGAGCCAGAGTCGGATAGTCCGTTCAACTGCGATGCCGGAAACCTtctgcgcgctggcgacaTGGAGGGTTACGCGAGCCTGGTGCGGTACTACGCCATCACCGACGCGGGAGCGCCGCCATTCGCGGATAACGAGGAGTGA
- a CDS encoding splicing factor ptsr1-like protein gives MSQSLSRSGSQRGVATRSASRSASGSRSGSRSSSNSMRLPEPTAASATVAEPAAVPAAAETPADDAGQPHAPEKEVASIFIGMGPAGRTVTLTELTEYLKSKAMDPANVKDVRLRGRCAFADTTTVEEARHLIAQLDNHDYKGKFRLAVQMSKQTMAEAKENKRKRQEARGTKQGEEGNYVNEGRQVFVNLGPAGKDIPNEAIRSKIEAICPVLRFERRGYCMYADVPTAEDTRRVVAALNNMMIGEVRVLVQISTLVRKRERSPQRVRDAPRRGGDRHERDSHHHRRRSDSREGRRRHHRSRRSYTPSSRSTSSYSSRSRSHSRGRRSYSPDSEDSRDRRSRRGGYHGSDRRRGRTERGGDRRERRGDERRTRR, from the coding sequence ATGTCACAGTCGCTcagtcgcagcggcagccagAGAGGCGTCGCCACTCGAAGCGCGTCGCGCAGTGCTTCTGGCAGCCGCagtggcagccgcagcagctccaacTCGATGCGGCTGCCGGAACCCACCGCGGCATCGGCCACCGTTGCCGAGCCTGCAGCCgtacctgctgctgcggagacCCCGGCCGACGATGCGGGACAGCCGCATGCGCcggagaaggaggtggcgtCGATCTTCATTGGCATGGGTCCCGCTGGCCGTACCGTGACCTTGACGGAGTTGACGGAATACCTCAAGTCGAAGGCGATGGACCCGGCGAACGTGAAGGATGTTCGCcttcgcggccgctgcgcgttCGCGGATACGACGACAGTAGAGGAGGCGCGCCACCTGATCGCACAGCTGGACAACCACGACTACAAGGGCAAGTTCCGTCTGGCGGTGCAGATGAGCAAGCAGACCATGGCCGAGGCGAAGGAGAACAAGCGCAAGCGCCAGGAGGCGCGCGGCACCAAGCAGGGGGAAGAAGGCAACTACGTGAACGAAGGCCGTCAGGTTTTTGTGAACCTCGGCCCTGCCGGCAAGGACATCCCCAACGAGGCCATTCGCAGCAAGATTGAGGCCATCTGCCCGGTTCTGCGTTTCGAGCGCCGTGGCTACTGCATGTACGCCGATGTGCCCACCGCCGAGGATAcgaggcgggtggtggcagcgctgaACAACATGATGATTGGcgaggtgcgcgtgctggTGCAGATCAGCACCTTGGTCCGCAAGCGTGAGcgctcgccgcagcgcgttcGCGATGCTCCTCGCCGCGGAGGTGACCGTCACGAACGCGACTcgcaccaccatcgccgccgcagcgacagccgcgagggtcgccgccgtcaccaccgctCGCGTCGCAGTTacacgccgtcgtcgcgcagTACCTCTTCCTACTCATCCCGCAGCCGCTCGCACAGCCGCGGTCGCCGCAGCTACTCTCCCGACTCTGAGGACTCTcgcgaccgccgcagccggcgcggAGGCTACCATGGCAGCGACCGCCGTCGTGGCCGTACCGAACGCGGCGGTGACCGtcgcgagcgccgcggcgacgagcGCCGCACACGTCGTTGA